The bacterium genome includes the window ATATCCCCGCCCGGGAAAAAAATCGGGTCCACCACATAGGAATCAGTTGTAAAAACCAAGTCTTTGCCGGGCAATGTCAAACAGGCGCTGTCATCCATCTTATGCAGAATCGGATTATCATTATATTTGAAAATCAAATCCTTGATGAGACGCTGCGTCTGAACCCCGCCCCCGCCATGCGCCAACAAAATCATTTCATCCGGCATACTTCCGTTCACCCCTTACAGTTATTATTTTATTTTGGCCCACGCGTGTAGTGTTTCTTAAATAATGGAACCTTTGTCATTACGAGCAAAACGAAGCCCCGACCGGATGGAGGATCGTATGGGACTTCCGTTGGTCGCAATCCCGGTTTTCCAAACACTTCAAGTTCAAAACAGATTGCTTCGTTGTAAAAATCGCTCCTCGCAATGACTTTTGTAAAGCACAAACAGGGCAAGACAATTCATTATCATATTTTTTATCTTGAAAACATATTATTTCCGTCCATATTTAAAATACGCCGCACAAGTTCCCTCGCTGGAAACCATGCAAGCACCGACTGGATTTTCCGGTGTACAGGCTTTCCCGAAAAGCACACAGTCCGGAGGCAACCGGGTCCCGCGCAGGATATCGCCGCATTTACACCCGACAGGTTCCGCAGCTGATAAATCTCTACCCAGACCGAATTTTTTCCGGCTGTCAAAATCAGCGTAGTTTTCTTTGATATCCAAACCGCTCCCCGGGATCATCCCCAGTCCCCGCCAGACAGCATCGACAGGGTGGAAAACATCTGTCATCAATTCCTGGGCCGCAGTGTTGCCTTCTTGAGTAACACTGCGCGAGTACACATTTTCAACCTCAGCCTTATTCTCTGCGACCTGTAAAACCAGCCGCTCGATTGCAGCCACCATGTCTTCCGGTTCAAAACCTGCCACCACGCAAGGGATATGATATTCCCGGCTCAGTGGCAGGTACGCGTCATACCCAATGATCACACTCACGTGCCCGGGACAGATAAATCCATCCACCCGGACATCCTGGTCTTTTAAAAGCGCTGTCATGGCCGGCGGCATTGTCTTGTGCGCGGGAAAAACCGTGAAATTCGTAATCCCGTTTTGTTCCGCCAGTTTGATCGTACCCGCAATCGCAGGTGTGGTGGTTTCAAACCCAACTCCCAGAAAAACCACTTCCCGTTTTGTTTCTTGCTTTGCCAGCGCCAATGCATCCAGCGGTGAATACACCACACGAATATCTCCGCCCCGGGCGCGCGCTTTTTCCAGAGATCCGTTTTGTCCCGGAACCCGCAAGAGATCCCCAAACGTTGTGATGATAACATCCTTATTTTCAGAAAGTGCCACCGCCTGTTCCACATAGCCCGATGGGGTGACACAGACCGGACACCCCGGGCCCGAGAGCAGCGAAATGCCGGACGGCAGAATTGACCGCAACCCGGAACGAAAAGCGCTCATGGTATGTGTCCCGCAAACTTCCATAAACGCCGGAGGTTTGTCAATACGGGCAAGGGTTACCCGAATGGTTTCCAGACACATTTTCATTGATCGCATATTTTTACATCCCCGCGCTGAGATTGGATCTCCTGAAATTCACGCATATCTTCCTCTGTCCATTTCTGAATGGCAAAACCCGCATGAATCAATACCGTCTCACCGATTTTAGGATTTTTAA containing:
- the hypD gene encoding hydrogenase formation protein HypD — encoded protein: MRSMKMCLETIRVTLARIDKPPAFMEVCGTHTMSAFRSGLRSILPSGISLLSGPGCPVCVTPSGYVEQAVALSENKDVIITTFGDLLRVPGQNGSLEKARARGGDIRVVYSPLDALALAKQETKREVVFLGVGFETTTPAIAGTIKLAEQNGITNFTVFPAHKTMPPAMTALLKDQDVRVDGFICPGHVSVIIGYDAYLPLSREYHIPCVVAGFEPEDMVAAIERLVLQVAENKAEVENVYSRSVTQEGNTAAQELMTDVFHPVDAVWRGLGMIPGSGLDIKENYADFDSRKKFGLGRDLSAAEPVGCKCGDILRGTRLPPDCVLFGKACTPENPVGACMVSSEGTCAAYFKYGRK
- a CDS encoding HypC/HybG/HupF family hydrogenase formation chaperone — its product is MCLAVPVKIIALTGDEALVEADGVQRTVIVSLIKNPKIGETVLIHAGFAIQKWTEEDMREFQEIQSQRGDVKICDQ